A stretch of Lacipirellulaceae bacterium DNA encodes these proteins:
- a CDS encoding ABC transporter permease subunit, with protein sequence MAKEPLRITILRHAFLLLFVVISVYPALNVLSISLRPGDQLKTTDLSIIPDDWTLDSYAALFTQQPFLRWLGNSLLVSFAVTVTGVALAAMGGYALSRFRFVGRQALMLSILTTQMFPATMLLLPLYILVAKLHLMNTFLGLLVFYVSTALPFCVWQMKGFYDTISPSLEEAARVDGCSRLVAFRKVILPLAAPGLVITALFSFMTAWSEYIVAAQVLQDREMFTLPLGVKSFQASMSTQWGLYAAAAILVSVPVVVVFIVLSKYLVSGMTVGAVKE encoded by the coding sequence ATGGCTAAAGAACCACTACGAATCACGATTCTTCGCCATGCGTTTCTTCTGCTGTTCGTTGTGATCAGCGTCTATCCAGCACTGAACGTGCTTTCGATCTCGTTGCGTCCCGGCGATCAGTTGAAGACGACCGATCTCTCGATCATTCCTGACGATTGGACGTTGGACTCTTACGCGGCACTATTCACGCAGCAACCATTTCTGCGATGGCTTGGCAACTCGCTGCTTGTCTCGTTCGCCGTGACAGTCACGGGCGTCGCCTTAGCGGCGATGGGCGGGTACGCTCTAAGTCGATTCCGCTTTGTCGGTCGCCAAGCCTTAATGCTTTCGATCCTCACTACGCAAATGTTCCCCGCGACGATGCTGCTGCTGCCGCTTTACATATTGGTCGCCAAACTACATCTGATGAATACATTTCTGGGCTTGCTCGTCTTTTACGTTTCAACGGCGCTTCCTTTTTGCGTCTGGCAAATGAAGGGTTTCTACGACACGATCTCGCCATCCCTCGAAGAGGCGGCCCGCGTGGACGGCTGCTCGCGGTTGGTTGCGTTTCGCAAGGTGATCTTGCCGCTCGCTGCCCCCGGGTTGGTGATTACGGCCTTGTTTAGTTTTATGACCGCATGGAGCGAGTACATCGTTGCCGCTCAGGTTTTACAAGATCGCGAAATGTTTACGCTACCTTTAGGCGTCAAGAGTTTTCAAGCAAGCATGTCCACCCAGTGGGGGCTTTACGCTGCCGCGGCGATTCTTGTCAGCGTGCCGGTGGTGGTGGTGTTTATCGT
- a CDS encoding extracellular solute-binding protein: protein MGGCQQEDGRQVIQLWHQMVPNERVFLQKLVDEYEQKHPEVSIKLVFKDTEELRSSYQAAALAGVGPDLLYGPSDVLGTYHTMGVIADMGPWVDEQQRQQFKPGGLTFLPSNDSPDEKDLVQISDRFGNHLALVYNRDFVKQPPETIEQLIKIGRENTLDEDGDGRNERYGLVWNYEEPYFSVPFLTGFGAWLFSDEANTEPDLNTDETIAALKLIIDLQRKEKIVPKGCDYETADSLFKSGNAAMIINGDWSWGDYLDSEVINAAIAPLPLVQATGQPMGPMVSPKGYSLNVNASPAQREAAMALVAYLTSEESQRRAMQELRILPSRKSPYDDPLLSSDATLKASSEQLANGHLMPSGPEMRAVWDAMRPPYQALLGGELTAEKAAQRMQENAVEAIELMRRDDAEVEGSWVWGALAALATLALFVWQRHGLARLLPDLRRQPLAYAMVGPAIVLIFLTVVFPFFYNLVLSFSNMSLTHFRNWGITGWQNYVDVLSDEQFYAVLLKTILWTVVNVTFHVGIGVLLAVALNGPIRGKSIYRVLLILPWAVPAYITALTWRSMFHLEYGAVNLISNQLFGLPQVNWLGEATNAFIACIIANVWLGYPFMMVIALGGLQGVPQEMYEAARIDRASRWQQFRHITLPLLKPVLAPAATLGAIWTFNNLNVVWLVSNGGAPSNKTHILVSYVYKEVFNLYRYGYGAALSMIVFIILLVFCLAFLHRSKATENVYG, encoded by the coding sequence TTGGGCGGTTGCCAGCAGGAAGACGGGCGGCAAGTGATTCAGCTTTGGCATCAGATGGTGCCCAACGAAAGAGTTTTTCTGCAAAAACTCGTCGATGAGTACGAACAGAAACACCCAGAGGTTTCTATTAAGCTCGTCTTCAAAGATACCGAGGAATTGCGCAGCAGCTACCAAGCAGCGGCGCTGGCTGGCGTCGGACCGGACCTTCTCTATGGTCCAAGTGATGTTCTGGGAACTTATCACACGATGGGCGTGATCGCTGATATGGGCCCCTGGGTCGATGAGCAGCAGCGACAACAATTCAAACCCGGGGGGCTAACCTTTCTCCCCTCGAATGATAGCCCCGATGAAAAAGATCTCGTGCAGATCTCTGATCGATTTGGCAATCATCTGGCGCTCGTCTACAACCGTGACTTCGTCAAGCAGCCGCCTGAAACGATTGAGCAACTTATCAAGATCGGTCGTGAAAACACCCTCGACGAGGATGGCGACGGACGGAACGAACGCTACGGTCTGGTCTGGAACTACGAGGAACCTTACTTTTCCGTGCCGTTCTTGACAGGCTTTGGTGCCTGGCTGTTTAGTGACGAAGCAAATACCGAGCCCGACCTGAATACTGACGAGACGATCGCCGCACTCAAGCTGATCATCGACCTGCAGCGCAAAGAGAAAATCGTCCCCAAAGGATGTGACTACGAAACGGCCGACTCGCTGTTCAAATCGGGCAATGCCGCCATGATCATCAACGGCGACTGGAGTTGGGGCGATTATCTCGACTCCGAGGTGATTAATGCGGCGATCGCTCCCTTGCCGTTGGTTCAAGCGACGGGCCAACCGATGGGCCCGATGGTTTCCCCCAAAGGCTACTCGCTCAACGTCAATGCAAGTCCCGCGCAACGTGAAGCTGCGATGGCGCTGGTTGCTTATCTCACCAGCGAGGAGTCGCAGCGGAGGGCGATGCAAGAATTACGGATCCTCCCTTCCCGTAAGTCGCCTTACGACGATCCGTTGCTTAGCTCGGATGCAACGCTGAAGGCTTCAAGCGAACAGCTTGCCAACGGCCATCTCATGCCCTCGGGTCCTGAGATGCGAGCTGTTTGGGACGCGATGCGGCCCCCCTACCAGGCGTTGCTCGGTGGCGAGCTCACGGCTGAAAAGGCTGCCCAGCGGATGCAGGAGAATGCCGTCGAGGCGATTGAACTGATGCGTCGCGACGATGCCGAAGTCGAAGGGAGTTGGGTCTGGGGTGCTCTCGCTGCCTTGGCAACGCTGGCACTATTCGTCTGGCAGAGACACGGCCTCGCACGGTTGCTTCCTGACTTACGGCGGCAACCGTTGGCCTATGCCATGGTTGGTCCTGCGATTGTGTTGATCTTTCTTACGGTAGTCTTTCCGTTTTTCTACAATCTGGTGCTCTCCTTCTCGAATATGTCCCTCACGCACTTTCGAAATTGGGGAATTACCGGCTGGCAGAACTATGTTGATGTGCTAAGCGACGAGCAATTCTACGCAGTGTTGCTGAAGACAATTCTTTGGACCGTCGTGAACGTGACTTTTCACGTTGGCATCGGCGTGCTGTTAGCAGTTGCGTTGAATGGTCCGATCCGCGGCAAATCGATTTATCGCGTGCTCCTTATTTTGCCGTGGGCTGTCCCAGCTTACATCACGGCCTTAACTTGGCGGAGCATGTTTCACTTGGAATACGGTGCTGTGAACCTGATCAGCAACCAACTGTTTGGCCTGCCGCAAGTGAACTGGCTCGGCGAAGCGACCAATGCCTTTATCGCGTGTATCATCGCCAATGTTTGGCTCGGCTATCCCTTCATGATGGTGATCGCCCTCGGTGGTCTGCAGGGGGTTCCTCAGGAGATGTACGAGGCAGCGAGAATCGATCGTGCCTCGCGTTGGCAGCAGTTCCGTCACATCACTTTGCCGTTGTTAAAACCGGTACTTGCTCCGGCAGCGACTTTGGGAGCCATCTGGACCTTTAACAATCTCAACGTAGTTTGGCTCGTCTCCAACGGCGGTGCCCCTTCGAACAAGACGCATATTCTTGTTTCCTACGTCTACAAGGAAGTGTTTAACCTCTACCGTTATGGTTATGGAGCTGCCTTGTCGATGATCGTCTTCATCATCTTACTCGTCTTTTGCCTAGCTTTCTTACACCGTTCCAAAGCCACCGAGAATGTCTATGGCTAA